In a single window of the Etheostoma spectabile isolate EspeVRDwgs_2016 chromosome 3, UIUC_Espe_1.0, whole genome shotgun sequence genome:
- the si:dkey-24p1.6 gene encoding protein sel-1 homolog 3, which yields MDIHTLYKCLCVFGLSLQMIWGLDEVTLLNPPEEPLPDHLLEILYSCDEPATVKLDCIVSFETGITSTLLLKQWSCVPGYPKIMTLELILPDWLVYQADGIIPDSQWVLSCILLATVRYSGFERPVTAQDVATLQPKPYLSRPVKQHKLCISWSTQMLQLTQQFSKKQCPLEQETVHLLSSMYASTGESFGITKTLDPYSNEFLEYSRVKAITFPWCMFSIWIFVTRHCQDNLCGVFYHIDRHNNYITPTLLIKKSGQLHVQMDGESGESSAFVSPFKVPLSEWCQISVMLQGRMVTVSMVCMDKEQRSLNSIEHMMGRNVKLDDTEGYFVIGGGKFIQGVEGYFGPVVYYRNRISPHSMPEVVIPDVIRNVNLTGWLQTCQEFHLEMTVKIHGYSLKAKQETESDICFDAFHEWMEKDRLPSKSQCELWEVTVPHRRQAAKLAKLLVFKHGERRARLPAVGRALYSLSLHKLSRASSTGVVSRILPLLLQAGCLADNRALHMASVLYSAGLGVKEQPNKAWLLALLAAQKDDRLALLHLGHLHHQGLHGLPTDPDLAYAYYANIAKQTTLDRHNHTPEQTFVEAVYLNNDEMLNLQTSEHHHIFQWLKLQARRGAAEAEQAVARMLYWGQQGVSPDVQKAARHYERGAVQWKEPVSMYDYGIVLLQGHGVEKDIPKALTFLNKAMDKGFVPAINALAWYYEHFEQDYEQAVQLWEKADLRECPEAAFNLGVMHSQGLYPGKAADQFMAYQYYLKSAERGHISGAVHLASIWTTGIPGRVNRHPSDAVLWVKWAAEHNGYLGSILRKALDSYLKSDMFSSLLYYMMAAESGYSPAQFNVAYLCDQNMLGFLDPASKSNCMWRYYNLTIQSQNPNTYALIRMGDLLYEGQGDGRFSSAEMYTLAAVRNEPQGWYNLGLLAEEGYKLPLSVLSKLGLSELYLADNSLLVSTLYKRCKDSEDTDSYVPCSLALFNVYLQSFQKDYSAAIKFSTAVAVVAAPTTLLIILGVFRRPVPSPN from the exons ATGGATATCCATACACTGTACAAAtgcctctgtgtgtttggtctCAGTTTGCAG ATGATTTGGGGTTTAGATGAGGTGACACTCCTGAATCCCCCAGAGGAGCCTCTGCCTGACCATCTTTTGGAAATACTTTACTCTTGTGATGAACCTGCTACAGTAAAACTGGACTGTATTGTATCTTTTGAAACTGGCATCACTTCCACACTCCTGCTGAAACAGTGGAGCTGTGTCCCTGGTTACCCTAAAATAATGACTCTGGAGCTGATTCTGCCAGATTGGTTGGTGTACCAAGCTGATGGGATTATTCCAGACTCCCAGTGGGTGCTGAGTTGCATCCTCCTAGCCACAGTCAGATACAGTGGATTTGAGAGGCCTGTCACAGCTCAGGATGTGGCAACTTTGCAGCCTAAACCTTATTTAAGTCGACCTGTAAAACAGCATAAACTGTGCATttcctggagcacacaaatgctGCAATTAACTCAACAGTTTTCAAAGAAGCAATGCCCTTTGGAGCAAG AAACGGTGCATTTGCTGTCTTCAATGTATGCTTCAACTGGAGAAAGCTTTGGTATCACAAAGACACTGGACCCCTATAGCAATGAGTTTCTGGAGTATTCGCGTGTTAAAGCCATCACCTTTCCATG GTGTATGTTCTCCATCTGGATATTTGTGACCAGACACTGCCAGGACAacctgtgtggtgtgttttacCATATAGACCGCCATAATAACTATATCACACCAACACTGTTAATCAAAAAATCAG GGCAGCTACACGTCCAGATGGATGGCGAGTCTGGGGAATCCTCAGCATTTGTTTCCCCATTCAAGGTGCCTTTAAGTGAGTGGTGCCAAATCAGTGTGATGTTGCAGGGTAGAATG gtgaCTGTCTCCATGGTGTGCATGGATAAGGAGCAGAGAAGCCTTAATTCAATAGAACATAT GATGGGGCGTAATGTGAAGCTGGATGACACAGAGGGATACTTTGTCATTGGCGGAGGGAAATTCATACAAGGTGTGGAAGGTTATTTTGGGCCAGTGGTTTACTACCGCAACAGGATATCACCTCACAGCATG cCTGAAGTTGTAATTCCAGATGTTATCAGGAACGTGAACCTGACTGGATGGCTGCAGACCTGTCAAGAATTTCATCTCGAGATGACTGTTAAAATCCATGGCTATTCTCTCAAGGCCAAACAGGAGACAGAGTCTG ATATCTGTTTTGATGCTTTCCATGAGTGGATGGAAAAGGACAGACTACCATCAAAGTCACAGTGTGAGCTGTGGGAGGTGACTGTCCCTCATAGAAGACAAGCTGCAAAATTGGCCAAGTTATTGGTTTTCAAACATG GAGAAAGACGGGCTAGGCTGCCAGCTGTGGGCCGAGCGCTGTACTCCTTATCACTTCATAAGCTGAGCAGAGCGAGCAGCACTGGTGTGGTCAGCAGAATATTACCACTGCTGCTCCAAGCTGGCTGCTTAGCTGATAACCGAGCTCTACACATGGCCTCAGTCCTCTACAGCGCTGGCCTGGGAGTCAAGGAACAGCCCAATAAG GCTTGGCTCCTGGCCCTGCTGGCAGCCCAAAAGGATGATCGATTAGCACTTCTGCACCTTGGGCACCTGCACCACCAGGGTCTCCATGGCCTCCCCACAGACCCAGACCTGGCCTATGCATATTATGCAAACATTGCTAAACAGACAACTTTAGACCGTCACAATCACACACCAGAGCAG acatttgttGAGGCTGTTTACTTAAACAATGATGAGATGTTGAATCTCCAGACCAGTGAACACCATCACATCTTCCAATGGCTGAAACTGCAGGCACGCAGAGGAGCAGCAGAAGCCGAG CAAGCGGTTGCCCGCATGCTGTACTGGGGTCAGCAGGGAGTGTCTCCAGACGTCCAGAAGGCTGCGAGACACTACGAAAGGGGAGCTGTCCAGTGGAAGGAACCGGTGTCAATGTATGACTATGGAATAGTCCTACTGCAG gGGCATGGTGTTGAAAAGGACATCCCAAAAGCTCTCACTTTTCTGAACAAAGCAATGGACAAG GGTTTTGTTCCTGCAATTAATGCCCTGGCCTGGTACTATGAACACTTTGAGCAGGACTACGAGCAGGCGGTGCAGCTGTGGGAGAAGGCTGATCTCCGTGAGTGTCCAGAAGCTGCTTTCAATCTCGGTGTCATGCACTCACAGGGTCTGTATCCAGGAAAAGCTGCTGACCAG TTTATGGCCTATCAGTACTACCTGAAGTCTGCAGAGAGAGGGCACATCAGTGGAGCAGTTCACCTCGCAAGCATCTGGACCACTGGGATACCTGGCCGCGTCAACAGACATCCATCAGATGCTGTTTT GTGGGTAAAGTGGGCAGCTGAGCATAATGGATACCTGGGCAGCATCTTGCGGAAGGCCTTGGATTCATATCTCAAGAGTGAcat GTTCAGCTCACTGTTATATTACATGATGGCTGCCGAGTCCGGGTATTCACCTGCCCAATTCAATGTGGCATATCTATGTGATCAAAATATG TTAGGTTTTCTGGATCCTGCTTCTAAATCCAACTGTATGTGGAGATATTACAACCTTACAATCCAAAGTCAAAATCCGAACACTTATG CCTTGATTAGGATGGGTGACCTGTTGTACGAGGGGCAGGGTGACGGGCGGTTTTCGTCAGCAGAAATGTACACACTGGCAGCAGTAAGGAACGAGCCACAG GGATGGTACAACCTCGGCCTCCTTGCTGAGGAGGGTTACAAGCTGCCGCTGTCAGTATTGTCTAAACTTGGCCTTTCAGAGCTGTACCTGGCCGACAACAGTTTGCTCGTAAGCACTTTGTACAAAAG ATGCAAAGACTCAGAAGATACAGATTCGTACGTGCCTTGCAGCCTCGCCCTCTTCAACGTGTATCTTCAGTCATTCCAAAAGGACTATAGTGCTGCTATTAAG TTCTCCACTGCAGTTGCCGTGGTTGCAGCTCCAACGACATTATTAATCATCCTTGGTGTGTTCAGGAGACCTGTCCCGTCCCCCAACTAG